The segment gaagtgctaaccacttagccaccattatGCCCAAGACATCTCCACGTGGATAATACGGGAGGCAGCAGATCCAGTCTTAAACTGCTTCCTTTAGAAATGACTCAGTTCCAGACATGAATcaactgtgtctggcagccatagtCTACTGTTATACAGCCACACATGCTCATAGTATCCCACATCCCTGTATAGTGGTAGCTGTGTATTATGATactatactagtaggttagttggcttctGGTTAAACCTGACGAGGTTCAGCCCCACAGACTATGTTGGTGCTATTTCACTAAAGTATAATAATAGCAGAGACATGTGCCACTTGTAGCACCACATAAGCATTTATACTGACGTCTTCTCACATGGCaggttgtgtgtatatataatgtttgcTACATGTAGTTTCTGAGTGCTGGCCAGGTACCCGGTGTGCCTCAAAACTGATAACTTATGGCCAGATTTTGGGAATCCTTTCTATTGTCAGTGGTTGTCGGTGCCCCCTCCCTTTGTATCTGCATATTATGGTGAAAGGTGAATATGGAGCATAATGACAGgaaaatattagagatgctcactaacccccagttttggatctggattagcttcgtgttttggtaaaaccgccctcgtgtgttttggttttggattttttaggaaaaagaataaagtatgctaaaatcacatattttttgctctttttttgttcctacattattattattaacctcaataacactaatttcaagtcatttgcagtcaattttgaccacctcacaggtcacattattattttcatacactttcggacaaagactgcagcgacttggctggatggtaagcgacagagcaatgacacaaacacacggcagttcctagcacatctaggacacattggcacacagcagtggcagaaaagaaaagtgggacaagatggaattgtccttaggtcCACCCTCGCTCTCACTCacccactgttatgttggattttaaaaaggaatccaaaaatcgcgagatccgatgacgtaacgaggggcgttttgcctcgttttcgattctgagGGCGCGTGAAAGCCAGCttggtactcagatcccctaatttcgggtgtgtttggttttccaaggaaccgagcctgagcatctctagcaaaTATGGGTTTTAAAAGAGGTCCAGCTTGATTGCAAGCTCACCCACAGATAATCAGTACTCGCTTCCTTTATCAATGTTAGCTCTGCAAACCATTTTGTTTGCAgagccaatattcatgagaatatacAGCCTATCACCTCACTCCAAACGAGCGACATCGCTGAGCCACGAAGAACTTCCTAGTGACAGAAGCTCATTGGATCAGCCACTGAATGGCTCCCTGCCCCTGTGTGATGCACACCTCCCAATAGCATCCCAAAGTGGGCTTGGTCACACCGTGTTGGGGGGCGTGGCTGTCACGTTTGGGTGGGACAATTAAACTCCCCTCCCCTTTCCTAAAACCACCCCTGCATTACCACATGTACCAGTGGCCCGTCCACCACAGTGAGTAGGACGCCCAGTCAGGATGTATGTGAAAGGGACAGATCTACTTTAGCACATTTGTTGGATATAACGGTCttacttttcttatttttttagaaCTAGGGGCATTAAAAATAACTAATTTGTGCTAAAATTGGCAAACATTAAATTTTCTTACTAAATTTTGTTGTGTAGCGCAAGGGACGTGCACTCTCGTTACATGTCTCATGTTTaattatactaaaaaaaatgctgtttttaaGCAGATTTAGTCAGATAATAAAGCCTCTTTTTCCTAAATCAAAACACAAAGGGGTTTTATTGGTGAATTGAAATTTCAGAGTATGGTAATGCAGTGTATGATCTGCCCTGCTGTTTTAATTGCGGATCCCACTATCCCATTTTGTCTGCAGATTAGGGTTTCATTCAGTAGATGCAGATGGTGAGACGGTGTGAAAAGTTAATTTCAGCCCTGCAAAGGCAAAGCTACCATCAATGtttgaaagaataaaaataaaagcaaagtaattgTGGTTATACATTGCAAAAGTGTCAAAAGCATCAACTAAAGGAGTAATCCTTAGCAGGGAGGAAGAGTGTTTAATGCTTTGCACTAAAATTGGATATAGTACTATAATGTACTTACAAATTACAAATCCAATTATATATCATACATCCTAACCAAATCAAATGCATCTGGTGTGGTATGctacctaaaatactgcttactAAATGATAAATTGTTATTTGGGATTTcctggcttttattttttttgttttttaatatcttgcagtatatttactaaactgtgggttgtgaagatgttgcctatagcaaccaatcagattctagttatctacttgtacattctacaaaatgacagctagattctgattggttgctattataggcatcatctccacttttttcagacccacagtatagtaaatatacccccttaagCCATTTGTAAATGTGGAAATTAACGTAGACGAAGCATCTTATTTTAAGAGCGAGTTAGAATAACCGGTTAATGGTGTGTGCTCAATTCCCCCTTTCCAATCAGAAGCTCTGTGCAATATTTTGTGGGCATGTTTGTTCCTATTATGAATAATAGGAACATACATGCTGCCAAAATTTAAAATTCACTTTAAAGTATTGCCTACTCTGACTTCTGGATCACAGtcttaataaataacaatatttctatttttcccAATCACCATTTATGTCTTAGCCAGGTGAGATAACATTGGCGGCTGTCTTaatttcatgtgtcacatttatacattttaattgaaaGTAATGGTTTACATCCAATATCCAACACGTCAGAGGatgtgtttgaaaaaaataagTCTCTGTATGTACCCCTAGATGCTCCCCACTCCTTAAAAGTTCATTGTTCattagaaaaccctgtcctgcaaaatgaaatctcattgtTGCACTTGGTTATAAAATTAGGCTAGGCCACCTTCTCTTAGAATTCCCCAATCCGCTTGTGTTCGACTAACTCATCCAATCAGAAAGAACAAACATTTTGCTTCAACATCAAGGGCCACCGTTTTCGTTTTAACAACTGGGTTAAAGAAAACCGAAGATAAGATAGCAGCAAACTGTTCCCTAGCACAGTAATCTTATCCGTCACCATAATCTGTGCCGTGCATAGTATCTTATTGAAAAATTATTAGTTGAGTAACATCAGAACAGAGAACTCAAAATagcaatcaataaaaaaaaaaactaaaataagtcAGCAAAATCATATTCATTGAATGATTTATTACTCCTCAGACATCTTTTCATATGTATCATCTTCTCCCCATTAGAAATAGAGATGACCAGATCGATCCCTGTGGACACTCAGATTCACATAGAAGAAATGTTATGGGATGATGGTAGGTATTGGATGGATGTAGAAATAACTTTTGTAATTGTTCGTACATATGGAATAGGATGGAAACACGACCTGATGAAACATTGGAACGGTTTAGTTATCCAATTTTCTATTAAAATAGCTGTGTGCCCTCACAAACATGAAGGGGGTGCCTCCAGTTTTTCACAGTcacattccatttttttttcaaatattagtATTACTGAGCCAtcattttggtttttttgcaCAGCATAATACATGTGGCAACATTAGTAATACTTAATGGTCCATCCGTTCTGCCACATTCGCCAAACATGGGATATAATGTTCAGCACTGTAGCTGCTGAGCCGTAGTTTGATTGGTGGTAAAAATATTCAGCACCGGATTGTAATCCCACACTTGATATATTCCATGTTATATATTCCAGCTATATTAATATAGATATGTCATTACACTACGGGAGGTAGAGAAATGGAATTTAAAGACACCATTTATAAGATCAGCAGTGATATTGCTGGGGAACTGCATCCAGTATACAGCGTTTTACATGTTTCTTTAAACAAAACAAGAAAGtgttatacacacacaaaaacaacgACCTATTATCCAATACCAGTTTTAATAGACACATCCTTCTTATCAATGTGCCTAGTATTAAGAAGTCTTATCAACGTCCAATATGTTTGTTTTCTTATAACAGATGAAGAATCGTTCTCCCTTCCATGTCGTTGTGGTGGAAGGTATATTCTGGACGAGACTGATCTGGAACAAACCTCCTTAGTGAACTGcaattcatgttcattgattATAGAAATCCTACAGGGAGAACGATGAACTGCAATCATGAGATACAAGAGGACAGACAAAAATAGTTTACAGTCTCTTTCATTCTCATTTTAGCCGTTTGTTATAAATGTACATATTGTATAATGGAGTTTCAgtatttctttataaaaaaaacaaaaaaacccatttcatttgtattttatgtgtcaAGTTAGCAGAGGAGTGTGCAGGGTAACAAAGAGAATCTGATAGTGGACATGGGGATATACCATGTACGAGAGACAAACTAGGAATCTGTTAGGTTACTACGTGGGTTGGATGCGGCTCACTGGTAAAGACAGCCTGTGACAAATGGAAAAGTTATAGGGTAGAAAGAGAATTTGTATAGAAAGAAAGTGGACACGTGGATCTGCTCATGTCCATCTTGTGTTGGGCAGCTAGAAGGGCTTTGTCTGGGGTGAGTCCTGCATCGTACAGCCGTGGCTCCCTCTCAGTGGTGGAGGAGGGTATTTGTCTGGGGTGAGTCCTGCATCGTACAGCTGTGGATCCCTCTCAGTGGTGAAGAAGGGTATTTGTCTGGGGTGAGTCCTGCATCGTACAGCTGTGGATCCCTCTCAGTGGTGAAGGAGGGTATTTGTCTGGGGTGAGTCCTGCATCGTACAGCTGTGGATCCCTCTCAGTGGTGAAGGAGGGTATTTGTCTGGGGTGAGTCCTGCATCGTACAGCTGTGGATCCCTCTCAGTGGTGAAGGAGGGTATTTGTCTGGGGTGAGTCCTGCATCGTACAGCCGTGGCTCACTCTCCGTGCTGGAGGTGGGTATAGTGGCACAGGTGGATAGCTGCAGTATATGACCGCTGCTGCTGCTTCCCACCCAATTTCTATACACGTACCCTCTTCTACCCCCCATACTGAGTTTCAAGAAGGATTTATATTTTAGGTTACTGTTGCAGAACATTTTGAAGGGTGAAATTTTGGTAAAGTGATAAGCTATTTAGGCTCTAAAGGTTGTATTATAAAAGAatcagttatttcagtccccttaGCGGTAGAAAAGTTCGATTTAGTTACAGTAAGCTATTTGGCGCATCAGTAGATGCTAATTTTTAATAAGTTGTCTG is part of the Mixophyes fleayi isolate aMixFle1 chromosome 10, aMixFle1.hap1, whole genome shotgun sequence genome and harbors:
- the DNAJC24 gene encoding dnaJ homolog subfamily C member 24 isoform X3, which produces MDSSPAHKMAAFVYHPDKQRGEVAAEQLTEGTQRFIEISQAWNILGNEETKNAYDLQRREIEMTRSIPVDTQIHIEEMLWDDDEESFSLPCRCGGRYILDETDLEQTSLVNCNSCSLIIEILQGER